In the genome of Rhinolophus ferrumequinum isolate MPI-CBG mRhiFer1 chromosome 24, mRhiFer1_v1.p, whole genome shotgun sequence, one region contains:
- the GRIFIN gene encoding grifin — translation MALQFEAFCAEDLAPGWNLLGRGHSDWRGQFEINFLSEEGMSFFTSSSILYCHQVGTSRPRGQEGVSCIFPLVLGEHFQMEVRADAQHFHVHAQEYKVLQFAHGRHRPLAAVTHVQVLTDHRLAQVELAGGA, via the exons ATGGCACTGCAG TTTGAAGCCTTCTGTGCAGAGGACCTGGCCCCGGGCTGGAACCTGCTGGGCCGGGGACACTCTGACTGGAGAGGACA GTTTGAGATCAATTTCCTGTCCGAGGAGGGGATGTCGTTTTTCACATCAAGCTCAATTCTCTACTGCCACCAGGTGGGCACCTCACGACCGCGGGGCCAGGAGGGGGTGTCCTGCATCTTCCCGCTGGTGCTGGGGGAGCACTTTCAG ATGGAGGTCCGGGCGGACGCCCAGCACTTCCACGTCCACGCCCAGGAGTACAAGGTGCTACAGTTTGCACATGGCCGCCATAGGCCGCTGGCGGCCGTCACCCACGTGCAGGTGCTGACCGACCACCGCCTGGCCCAGGTGGAGCTGGCAGGAGGGGCCTGA